A single window of Salvia splendens isolate huo1 chromosome 8, SspV2, whole genome shotgun sequence DNA harbors:
- the LOC121746082 gene encoding uncharacterized protein LOC121746082, translated as MEEGSRTTMFLSSCRKNLVVQFLLKHSIDGVLTRGAVMEAAEEYGISRKTVYRLWNKAKQQMQRGEPAIMEGKVKGYHHSDKFSLDEEKVRALSTLERSSIRKMAHKLSVSKNTLGRVQFESMHNVVHIDEKWFYMTKTSDRPVFGLDGQTKFDGKLGIFPFTELVAAQRKSKNRAKGTLETKPISSVNKSVKRDCIINRIVPAIKAKWPEWASKEIYIQQDNATPHINGVDAEFEAVAKSDGFKIHLICQPPNSPDTNILDLGFFRAIQTLQHEKPCNNVDTLLENVCSSYEELSPQTLNKVFLSLQACLTEIMVFRGGNNYKVPHINKARLERTVGLPNALDVDEDLVRDVLEYLQQPENNAGCGYDIMALANAFGF; from the exons ATGGAGGAGGGGTCAAGAACAACAATGTTTTTAAGCAGCTGTAGGAAGAACTTGGTGGTGCAGTTCCTACTGAAGCACAGCATCGATGGAGTGCTCACAAGAGGGGCAGTTATGGAGGCAGCAGAGGAGTACGGCATTAGCAGGAAGACAGTTTACAGGCTCTGGAACAAAGCAAAACAGCAGATGCAAAGGGGGGAACCTGCAATCATGGAAGGCAAGGTTAAAGGCTATCATCATTCTGATAAATTCAGTCTAGATGAAGAAAAGGTAAGAGCTTTATCCACACTTGAAAGGTCTTCAATAAGGAAAATGGCTCACAAATTGTCTGTTAGCAAAAACACATTAG GTAGAGTTCAGTTTGAAAGCATGCACAATGTTGTGCATATTGATGAAAAATGGTTCTATATGACCAAGACATCAGATAG GCCTGTTTTTGGCTTGGATGGCCAAACCAAATTTGATGGAAAGTTGGGTATTTTCCCTTTTACTGAATTGGTTGCAGCACAAAGGAAATCCAAGAATAGGGCTAAAGGCACACTTGAGACTAAACCAATTTCTTCAGTGAACAAGAGTGTGAAGAGGGACTGCATTATCAACAGG ATTGTACCAGCAATTAAGGCCAAGTGGCCTGAGTGGGCAAGCAAAGAGATCTATATCCAGCAAGACAATGCCACACCCCACATAAATGGCGTGGATGCTGAATTTGAGGCTGTTGCCAAATCAGATGGATTTAAAATCCATCTGATTTGTCAACCACCCAATTCGCCAGACACCAATATTTTAGACCTAGGGTTTTTCAGAGCCATTCAGACATTGCAACATGAGAAACCATGCAATAATGTTGACACATTGTTGGAGAATGTGTGTAGCTCTTATGAAGAGCTGTCACCACAAACCCTAAACAAAGTATTCCTATCATTGCAGGCTTGCCTCACAGAGATCATGGTATTTAGGGGTGGGAATAATTACAAGGTCCCTCACATTAACAAGGCCAGGTTGGAAAGAACTGTTGGACTGCCCAATGCACTGGATGTAGATGAAGATCTTGTGAGAGATGTGTTGGAGTACTTACAGCAACCAGAGAACAATGCTGGTTGTGGATATGACATTATGGCTTTGGCTAATGCTTTTGGCTTCTAG